The nucleotide sequence TGCCCTGGGCCTTGCCCGCGTCGACCGCCGCCTGGATCTTGGCCGTCGAGTCGGCGGCCCCCGTCGGGTCGGCGCCGAAGTCGCTGACCACGTCGAGCGCGCCGGACGGCTTGGCGATGGGCGCCGCGACCGTCTCGAAGTCGGCGAGGTCGATGGTGAAGGTGGGCGACTGCGCGGTGGACGAGACCTGCAGTCTGACCTTGGTGCCGGCCGGCAGCGTCGACCCGAACATCGTGCGGGTCTCGTCGTAGAAGTGGTGCGGGTTGGTGTCGCCCGGGTTGTTGTTGAACGGATAACCGCCGTAGTACCAGCTGTACTTGGAGGTCACCGGCACGCTCTTGAGCTGGTTGCCGTTGACCTTCAGGTCGATGCTGGCGTCGCGTCCCGCACCGTCCGAGGTGTCCGGCAGCGAGTAGCGGAACGACATCGCGTTCGCCGGCGCCGTGAGGGTGAACTCCACGTACTCGCCGGTCGCGTCGAGCGTGACCGCCTGGCGGCCCGAGGCCTCCGAGGGGAGGTGGCCGTAGAGGCGGTCAGGTCCGATCAGGGAGCCGTTGGTGGCGGCGTACTCCGCCTCCTGCTCCTTGAAGGGAACCGTCGCGCCGCGGCCCGGTACACCGACCGGCGAGGGTGCGGGGACCCCCGCCGCCTGGGCGGCGGGTGCGGTGGACAGCACCACCGCCGTGGCCGTCCCGGCCACGGCGAGGGCGAGTGAGACAGATGCGGATATGCCGCGGCGGAACAAGCGGCGTCTAGGGGGAGGCGTCACAGACATACGTCCTTGCGGCTCGTGGGGACTCTGCGGACGCGAAAAGGCTAGGAGCACCAGCGCAGGAAGTCTATGAATCTGCGCAAAAAATGAAGGTGAAAGCAAAAATCCTCGACCTGACAGATCGCGTAGCCCTATTCATCGGATGTCTGATCGAAAGGGTCCCGCGCACCGCTCTTACCCGGGCCACCACCGGCGACATATGCTCCGCTCATGCGTGCCGCTCTCTTTGTCACCTGCGTCAATGACGCCGTGTATCCGTCCACCGGCATCGCGACCGTGCGGCTCCTGGAGCGCCTGGGCGTCGAGGTGGACTTCCCCGAGGCCCAGACCTGCTGCGGCCAGCCGCAGTTCAACACGGGCTACCGCCGCGAGACCGAGCCGCTGGTACGCCGGATGGCGCGGACCTTCGACGGCTACGACTACGTGGTGACGCCCTCGGGCTCCTGCGCCGCCATGGTGCGGAACCACTATCCGAAGATCGGTGACGCGGCCGCCGCCGCGCTCGCCGCGCGCACCTACGAACTCACCGAGTTCCTGGTCGACGTGGTCGGCGTGACGGACGTCGGGGCGTATTTCCCACACACCGTCACCTATCACCCGTCCTGCCACGGGCTGCGGATGCTGGGACTGGGCGAGCGGCCGCGCCAGCTGCTGCGCGCGGTCAAGGGCCTGGAGCTGCGCGAGCTGGAGGGCGCCGAGGAGTGCTGCGGTTTCGGCGGCACCTTCGCGGTGAAGAACTCCGATGTTTCCGCCGCGATGGGCCAGGACAAGGTCCGTCACGCCGTCGCGACCGGCGCCGAGGTGCTCTGCGGCGCCGACAACTCCTGTCTGATGCACATCGGCGGCGTACTGAGCCGCGCCGACGCCCCGCTGCGCGCCCTGCATCTCGCGGAGATCCTTGCGTCGACCGAAGAGGAGCCCTGGTCATGAGCGGCACATTTGTCGGGATGCCCGCCTTCCCCACGGCCGCGAAGGAAGCGGTCGCCAACGAGACCCTGCGCGGCAATCTGCGCCACGCCACCCACACCATCCGCGACAAACGGGCCACCGCCGTCGCCGAACTGGCCGACTGGGCGCAGCTCCGGGAGGCCGGCAAACAGATCAAGGACCACACGCTGCGCCATCTGGACCGCTATCTCGTCCAGTTGGAGGAGTCCGTCACGGCCGCGGGCGGCGTGGTGCACTGGGCGGCCGACGCCGCCGAGGCGAACCGGATCGTCGCCGAGCTGGTCAAGGCGACCGGCGAGACCGAGGTCGTCAAGGTCAAGTCCATGGCCACGCAGGAGATCGGCCTCAACGAAGCCCTCGCCGAGGAGGGCATCTCCGCGTACGAGACCGATCTGGCCGAGCTGATCGTCCAGTTGGGCCACGACCGCCCCTCGCACATCCTCGTCCCCGCGATCCACCGCAACCGCGGCGAGATCCGGGACATCTTCACCAAGGAGATGGGCAACTGGGGACGGGCGGCCCCCGACGGGCTCTCCGACACACCCGCCGAACTGGCCGAGGCCGCCCGGCTCCATCTGCGCGAGAAGTTCCTGCGCGCGAAGGTCGGCATCTCCGGCGCCAACTTCATGGTCGCCGAGACCGGCACGATGGCGGTCTTCGAGTCCGAGGGCAACGGCCGGATGTGTCTGACGCTCCCCGAGACCCTGATCTCCGTCGTCGGCATCGAGAAGGTCGTACCGACCTGGCGGGACCTCGAAGTCTTCCTGC is from Streptomyces sp. NBC_00370 and encodes:
- a CDS encoding (Fe-S)-binding protein, producing MRAALFVTCVNDAVYPSTGIATVRLLERLGVEVDFPEAQTCCGQPQFNTGYRRETEPLVRRMARTFDGYDYVVTPSGSCAAMVRNHYPKIGDAAAAALAARTYELTEFLVDVVGVTDVGAYFPHTVTYHPSCHGLRMLGLGERPRQLLRAVKGLELRELEGAEECCGFGGTFAVKNSDVSAAMGQDKVRHAVATGAEVLCGADNSCLMHIGGVLSRADAPLRALHLAEILASTEEEPWS
- a CDS encoding LutB/LldF family L-lactate oxidation iron-sulfur protein, yielding MSGTFVGMPAFPTAAKEAVANETLRGNLRHATHTIRDKRATAVAELADWAQLREAGKQIKDHTLRHLDRYLVQLEESVTAAGGVVHWAADAAEANRIVAELVKATGETEVVKVKSMATQEIGLNEALAEEGISAYETDLAELIVQLGHDRPSHILVPAIHRNRGEIRDIFTKEMGNWGRAAPDGLSDTPAELAEAARLHLREKFLRAKVGISGANFMVAETGTMAVFESEGNGRMCLTLPETLISVVGIEKVVPTWRDLEVFLQTLPRSSTAERMNPYTSMWTGTHDTDGPQVFHLVLLDNGRTRTLADEVGRQALRCIRCSACLNVCPVYERAGGHAYGSVYPGPIGAILSPQLRGTQSDIDASLPFASSLCGACYDVCPVAIDIPEVLVHLRERVADQGGKGHRLEKAAMKAAGWVFDHPRVMAAGERAASRTRKLHPAKLPGASAWTNTRDLPEMPAESFRDWWKKNRENGRKDTGS